A window of Silurus meridionalis isolate SWU-2019-XX chromosome 4, ASM1480568v1, whole genome shotgun sequence contains these coding sequences:
- the LOC124384646 gene encoding putative protein TPRXL isoform X1 translates to MISLMLCSILLLLTVIKRILEFSDGQKRFLLFLVEFQGRLELGDVLETQEDGDRTRHQSPPSSSSPVRTRSPLSSSSPVRTQSPPSHLSPVRTQFLPSSSSPVRTRSPPSSSSPVRTQSPPSSSSSVRTQSPPKKKVSSHSFLFSISPQDWGYQRFL, encoded by the exons ATGATCTCTCTTATGCTCTGCTCTATCCTTCTTCTCCTCACAGTGATTAAGAGAATCCTGGAGTTCTCTGATGGTCAGAAGcg ATTTCTCCTGTTCCTCGTGgagtttcagggaagactggagctcggTGATGTTCTGGAG ACACAGGAAGATGGAGACAGGACACGgcatcagtctcctccaagcagctcgtcccctgtgagaaCTCGGTCTCCTctaagcagctcgtcccctgtgaggactcagtctcctccaagccatttgtcccctgtgaggactcagtttcttccaagcagctcgtcccctgtgaggactcggtctcctccaagcagctcgtctcctgtgaggactcagtctcctccaagcagctcgtcctctgtgaggactcagtctcctccaaaaaaaaaagtctcatctCACTCTTTCCTGTTCAGTATCTCAC